The sequence TCCCGCAGATCACCAGATCGAACCCGGCACCCCCGACCGCCTTCGCCAGCACCAGCGACGTCCCCATCGCATCCGAACCGTGCAGACCGTCGTCCTCCACATGCACAGCCTTGTCCGCACCCATCGACAACGCCTTGCGCAACGCGTCCTTCGCGTCCTCGGGACCCACCGTCAGCACGGTCACCTCAGCCCCGTCCACCCCGTCCGCGATCCGCAACGCCTGCTCGACCGCATACTCGTCCAGCTCCGACAACAGACCATCGACATCCTCACGGTCCACCGTCAGGTCATCGGCGAAACGCCGGTCACCGGTCGCGTCGGGCACATACTTCACACAGACAACGATCCTCAAGCTCACGCCGGCTCTCCTACTGCATCGTCATTTCCGGGCTGCCTTGTTGCACGCAGCATAGGCGCCTTATGGGGCGGTTTCCGGTCGGGGCGACCGACGCTCCGAACGAAATATTACTCGCCAGTACACCCAGAGGTTCACTCATGGGCAAGCGCTCCGCACTGTGACCTTGCCAACGTGGTCGGCCCCTGCGCCGCCTGGTGCCCTCAGTCTCGCAGAGCCGTGAATCGCCCCTGGTGGTAGACCAGCGGACGGCCGCCTCCGGCCGGATCGCCGACCACGGCTTGGGCGATGACGATGCGGTGGTCCCCCGCCGGAATACGGTCCACCACGCGGCAGACCAGCCAGGCCGGCACCCCGTCCAGAAGCGGTACGCCCTCGGGGCCCTCACGCCAGTCCGTCGCCGGGCCGAACCGGTCGGCGCCACTGCGGGCGAACCTGGCGGCCAGCTCCTCCTGGTGCTCGCCGAGTATGTGGACTCCGATGTGCTCGGCGTCGGCGATCACCGGCCAGCTGGAGGAGGAGGTACCCACACCGAACGAGATGAGCGGCGGCTCGGCGGCGACGGAGTTGAGCGAGGTGGCGGTGAAGCCGACCGGGCCGTCACCGGCCGCGGTGATCACGGCGACGCCTGCGGCGTGCTGCCTGAAGACGGAGCGGAGAAGGCCGGGCGAAGCCGTCCGGGCGGTGGCGAGATCGGGTGTGGCCGTCATGGAGGTGTCCTTCTGCGGGAGTGGCGTACATGACCGTGGTTGCTCAGGCACCCGGACAGCGCGCACTCGCGTTGCGTGCGAGGTCCACATGGACCCGCCCGTAGAGAAGGAGTTCTGGCGGCATAGCGTCAGACTGACGATGCGGATGGCTGAGGTCAAGGGCGTTCCGCAATGTGGGAGATGCCTCACGGTCCGTCATGTGCCCTCCCCACGCAACAATGGCTCCGCATCCCTGTCCCTCTCTCACATGGCCCGGCCCAGTGCCGCCACCACGTCGACGGTGCGTGGCTGCCCGGTGGCCCGGCGGACGACCTCTCCGTGCGCGTCGAGCACCAGGACGGTCGGCGTACTGCTGATGTCCAGCTGCCTCACGAGAGTGAGATGCGCCTCCGCGTCGATCTCGATGTGGGCGACCCCCTCGACCATTCCGGCCACCTCCGCGAGCGTGCGGCGGGTGGCCCGGCAGGGCTGGCAGAAGGCGCTGGAGAACTGGACGAGGGTGGCCCGATCCCCCAGTTCCGCGCCGAGTTGGGACGCGTCGAGCCTGTCGCTGCCTGCCTGCACGTCCACTTCCGGCCTCCTGTCAGAGCTCTACGCAAAGACTCAGCACCGGCCGGCGGCAGGACATTCCCGCTCTTCTCACGTGACGAGAATCTCGCGCCCCGCACCCGCCGGGACTGGCCACCACGTCGCGCATGGGGCACCATCGCCACAATGCCGAAAACCTACGGCTGCGTAACTTCCGCCGGGAGAACCCTCCTCAGGCGCTGAAGAAGGGTCTTCTCCAGATGGCAGAACTCGTCTATCGGCCGGTCATCGGCGCCGCTCGCACTTTGTTCAAGGCGCTGGACCTGAAGATCGACACTCAGGGTTCGGAGCACATCCCGAAGACCGGCGGTGCGGTACTGGTCAGCAATCACATCAGCTATCTGGACTTCATCTTCACGGGTCTCGGCGCCCTGCCGCAGAAGCGGCTCGTCCGGTTCATGGCGAAGGAATCGGTCTTCCGGCACCGGATCTCCGGCCCGCTGATGCGCGGGATGAAGCACATCCCGGTCGACCGGAACCAGGGTGAGGACGCGTACGCGCACGCGCTCGAATCGCTGCGGTCCGGTGAGATCGTCGGTGTGTTCCCCGAGGCGACCATCTCGCAGTCGTTCACGCTCAAGAGCTTCAAGTCGGGCGCCGCACGGCTGGCCCAGGAAGCCGGCGTACCGCTGATCCCGATGGCCCTGTGGGGTACACAGCGGCTCTGGACCAAGGGACGGCCGCGCAATTTCCGGCGCAGCCACATCCCGGTCACCATCCGGGTCGGGGAGCCGATGGAGGCGCCCGCCGACCAGTACGCCGGTGCGATCACCCGACGGCTGCGCGAGCGGGTCCAGGAGCTCCTCGAAGCGGCGCAGCGGGCCTATCCGGTGCGCCCGAAGGACGCGAGCGACACCTGGTGGGTACCCGCCCATCTCGGCGGTACGGCTCCGACGCCCGCCGAGGTGCGCGAGCTCGGCTGACCCGGCCCGGCGCGGCCCCGGCGGGGGAAACGTCACTCCGGCGCGTGGACGGTGATCCACGCACCGGGGCCCGGCCTGTCCAGCGGCTCGGCGAGTTCGGCGCCTGCGGCTTCGAGCTCGCCGGTCGGCGCGGGGGCGAGGGCAAAGACCGGCGGGACGTGCCGCATCAGTTCCTGCCCGGAAACGCACGCATGCGGCCGACCGGAGATCAACTGATCTCCGGTCGGCCGCATATCCCTACGAACCCGGGTGTGCGTGAGGGGCGGGGGTGCTACTTCGCCATCTCTTCCTTGAGCGCCTGCAGGAACGCGTCGACGTCGTCCTCGGTGGTGTCGAAGGCGCACATCCACCGGACGTCACCGGCGGTCTCGTCCCAGAAGTAGAACCGGAAGCGCTTCTGCAGCCGCTCGCTGACGTCGTGCGGCAGCCGCGCGAAGACGGCGTTGGCCTGGACGGGATACAGGATCTCCACCCCGTCGACCGTCCTGACCCCGTCGGCGAGCCGCTGCGCCATCGCGTTGGCGTGGCGGGCGTTGCGCAGCCAGAGGTCACGCGCGAGCAGCGCCTCCAGTTGCACGGAGACGAAGCGCATCTTGGAGGCGAGCTGCATCGACAGCTTGCGCAGGTGCTTCATCGCACGGACCGAGTCGGGGTTGAGCACGACGACGGCCTCGCCGAAGAGGGCACCGTTCTTCGTGCCGCCGAAGGACAGCACATCGACGCCGACGGTGTTGGTGAACGTACGCATCGGTACGTCCAGCGACGCGGCGGCGTTGGCTATCCGGGCGCCGTCGAGGTGCACCTTCATGCCGCGCTCATGGGCGTGGTCGCAGATCGCGCGGATCTCGTCCGGCGTGTAGACCGTGCCCAGCTCGGTGTTCTGGGTGATCGAGACGACCTGCGGCATCGCCCGGTGCTCGTCGTCCCAGCCGAACGCCTGCCGGTCGATGAGCTCGGGTGTCAGCTTGCCGTCCGGGGTCGGCACGGTGAGCAGCTTCAGGCCGCCCATCCGTTCCGGGGCGCCGCCCTCGTCCACGTTGATGTGCGCGGACTCGGCGCAGATCACGGCGCCCCAGCGGTCGGTCAGCGCCTGGAGGGCGACGACGTTGGCTCCGGTGCCGTTGAAGACCGGGAACGCTTCGGCGGTGGCCCCGAAGTGGCTGTGCATGACCCGCTGGAGATGGCCGGTGTAGTCGTCCTCGCCGTAGGCGACCTGGTGGCCGCCGTTGGCGAGGGCGAGGGCCGCCATGACCTCCGGGTGCGCGCCCGCGTAGTTGTCGCTGGCGAAGCCGCGCACCTGCGGGTCGTGATGACGTCGAGCGTCGGTCCTTACGGTTGCGGGGTCAGCCACAGGCGCTTTCCGTTCACTTCTGCGGCGGGCTTGTCCCAGACGCCGGCGATGGCCTCGGCCAGCTCCTTGACGTCGGTGTAGCCCGCGAACTTCGCATTCGGGCGCTCGGCGCGCATCGCGTCGTGCACCAGTGCCTTGATGACCAGGATCGCAGCCGCGGTCTTCGGCCCCTCGTCGCCCCCCGCCCTGCGGAAGGCGTCGCCCAGCGCGAGCGTCCATGCCTCGGCCGCGGCCTTGGCCGACGCGTAGGCGGCGTTGCCCGCGGTGGGCTTGCTCGCCCCGGCCGCGCTGATCAGCACGTAGCGGCCCCGGTCGCTGCGCTGCAGCCCTTCATGGAAGGCGAGCGAGGTGGACTGGACCGTGCGGATCAGGAGCTTTTCCAGCACGTCCCAGTCGGCCAGCTCGGTCTCACCGAAGGAGGCGCTGCCGCGCCAGCCGCCGACGAGGTGGACCAGGCCGTCGATCCGGCCGAACTCCTTCTCGGTCCTGGCCGCCCACTCCCGGGCTGCGGCCAGGTCGAGCAGATCCACGGTGTCGCCGGTGACGGTCGCGCCGCCGTGGGCGTACCTCGCCGCGTCGACCGCCTCGGCGAGCCGCTCGGGGTGGGCGTCGGACGCGACGACGGTCGCGCCCGCCTCGGCGAGCCGCAGCAGCGTCGCCCGGCCCGCGGGTCCCGCCGCTCCGGCCACCGCGACCACGGCGCCTTCGAGCGCACCGCTCCCATTGGCCCTACCGGTTCCGTTCATGGCCACCGCCTCCTCGGCACGAGCGCTCACGCGGCTGCCTGCTCGGCATTCGTCGCGGTGATCCCCTTGGTGGAGGCGATCACGTTCTTCAGTTTCTTGGACAGCGCCTCATAGAACATGCTGAGGGGAAACTCGTCCGGAAGCACGTCGTCGACGAGCTTGCGCGGCGGCTGGGCGAGGTCCAGGGCGTCCGGACCCTTGGCCCAGCGGGAGCCGGGGTGCGGGGCGAGATAGGTCGCGACCAGGTCGTACGCGGCGAACCAGTGGACCAGCTTGGGGCGGTCGATGCCGTCGCGGTAGAGCTTCTCGATCTCGGCACAGAGCTGGTTGGTGACCTGCGGGGCCCGCTCCCAGTCGATCTTCAGGGTGTTGTCGGTCCAGCGGACGACGTCGTGCTTGTGGAGGTAGGCGAAGAGCAGCTGGCCGCCCAGGCCGTCGTAGTTGCGGACGCGCTCACCGGTGACGGGGAACCGGAACATCCGGTCGAACAGCACGGCGTACTGCACGTCCCGCCCCTGGCCGAAGCCGTCGGCCTCCAGCTTCACGGCCTCCTTGAAGGCGGTGAGATCGCAGCGCAGCTCCTCCAGGCCGTACATCCAGAACGGCTGCCGCTGCTTGATCATGAAGGGGTCGAACGGCAGGTCCCCATGGCTGTGGGTGCGGTCGTGGACCATGTCCCAGAGCACGAACGCCTGCTCGCAGCGTCGCTGGTCGCCGACCATCTCGCGGATGTCCTCGGGCAGCTCCACGCCGAGAATGTCGACGGACGCCTCGGTGACCCGGCGGAAGCGGGCGGCCTCGCGGTCGCAGAAGATGCCGCCCCAGCTGAAGCGCTCGGGGGCCTCGCGCACGGCGATGGTCTCCGGGAAGAGCACCGCGGAGTTGGTGTCGTAGCCGGCGGTGAAGTCCTCGAAGGTGATGCCGCAGAAGAGCGGGTTGTCGTAGCGGGTGGCTTCGAGGTCGGCCAGCCACTCGGGCCACACCATCCGCAGCACGACCGCTTCGAGGTTGCGGTCCGGGTTGCCGTTCTGCGTGTACATCGCGAAGACGACCAGGTGCTGGAGGCCGTCGACGCGGTCCTTGGCGGGCTGGAAGGCGAGCAGGGAGTCCAGGAAGTCGGGGACCCGGAAGCCGTCCGCGGCCCAGCGGCGCAGGTCCGAGACGAGGGCGCGGTGATACGCGGCGTCGTGCGGGAGCAGCGGGGCGAGCTCCTCGACCGCGCTGATCACCCGGTCGACGGCCGCGGTGGCCGTCGACGGCGCAGGGGCGCCCTCGGCCTCGAAGTCGATGGAGCCGTCCTTGGACTGCCAGGGCCGGATCTCCTCCACGGCATCCTTGAGCGCGGGCCAGGCCGGGTGCTCGACCACCCGCTGGGCAGTAGTTATCGCACCTTCGGCGGCGTCGTGCACAAGAATTTCCGTCATCACACTTCCTCCACGGGAGAACCTCGCGTTAAGCAACCGTATCCATGTGCGGTTGCTCCGGACAAGTGGGCATCAGAAAATTATCCTGCCGACCCCCCATGGTCACCGTCATTTTTCCTGCGGTGAACCGCGATGACGGCTAGTTCCCCCCGCCGTGCCGGGACGGGTGGGACCGGCCCGGCACGGCGGAAGACAGTCGCCACCGGGGCCATTACTCTCCGCAGTGCCGTAATGCCGTACAGCCCTGTGGGCAGGAGCAGCTCAGGGGGAGCCGACGACGGAAGCGAGATTGCCTTGACTTTTCTCACCATCGGCCACCGCGGGGTCATGGGGGTCGAACCGGAGAACACGCTGCGGTCCTTCGTCCGCGCGGAGCAGGCCGGGATGGACGCCATCGAGCTGGATCTCCATCTGAGCAAGGACGGCGCGCTCGCCGTGATGCACGATGCCGACGTGGCGCGCACCACCGACGGCAGCGGGCTGATCGCTGAGAAGACGCTGGCCGAGCTGCGCGGGCTGGACGCCGGGCAGGGCGAGCGGGTGCCCGTCTTCGAGGAGGTCCTCGACGCCGTGGGTTCACCGGTCCAGGCGGAGATCAAGGATGTCGCGGCGGCGCGCGCACTGGCCGAGGTGATGCTGCGGCGCGACCTCGCCGGCCGGGTCGAGGTGTCCTCGTTCCACGACGAGGCCGTCGCCGAGATCGCACGGCTGGTACCGGGAGTCCGGACCGTACTCATCGCCAGCCGCTGGGGCGGTGATGTGGTGGAGCGGGCGACGGCGGTGGGCGCGGCGACACTCGCGCTGAACATCCGCCGCCTCACGCTGGAGGTCGTCGAGCGGGCGCACGGCGAGGGTCTGAAGGTGATCGGCTGGGTGGTGAACACCCAGGACCATCTGCGTCTGGTGCGCGCGCTGGGCCTGGACGGCGCGACGACCGACTTCCCGGAGATCCGCCGCGCCGGCCGGTTCACCGCCTGAGCGTCCACCGGGGGCCGTACCGGCCCGTGACCCGTACTCCGCAGGTCCTTGACCGGGAGCACGGGTCCGCGGGTCCGCAGGTCGGGGCGACCGGCTGCTACAGGCCCTTCACCAGCAGCTCGAAGGCCAGGTCCGAGCGCTGCGGGATACCGAAGCGCTCGTCGCCGTACGGGAACGGGGTGAGCTTTCCGGTACGGCGGTAGCCGCGGCGCTCGTACCAGGCGATCAGTTCCTCACGCACGGATATCACCGTCATGTGCATCTCGCTCACGCCCCAGTCCTCCCGGACCGTGCGCTCCGCCTCGGCGATGATCTCCTTGCCGAGACCGGCGCCCTGGAGTCCGGGCCGGACGGCGAACATTCCGAAGTACGCGGCCTCGCCACGGTGTTCGAGCTGGCAGCAGGCGATGAGCGCGCCGTCGCGCTCGACCACGAGCAGTCGGCCGGAGGGTGCGGTGACGACCGCGCGCACCCCGTCCTCGTCGGTCCGCTGCCCCTGGAGGATGTCCGCCTCGGTGGTCCAGCCGGTCCGGCTGGAGTCGCCGCGGTAGGCGGACTCGATCAGGGTCACGAGAGCCGGGACATCGTCCTCGGTCGCGTCGCGGAAGGTGAGCCGGTGCGAGTCGCGGGCCGGGGCGGTGTCCATGGTGGAGCTCTCC is a genomic window of Streptomyces sp. NBC_01237 containing:
- a CDS encoding flavin reductase family protein; translated protein: MTATPDLATARTASPGLLRSVFRQHAAGVAVITAAGDGPVGFTATSLNSVAAEPPLISFGVGTSSSSWPVIADAEHIGVHILGEHQEELAARFARSGADRFGPATDWREGPEGVPLLDGVPAWLVCRVVDRIPAGDHRIVIAQAVVGDPAGGGRPLVYHQGRFTALRD
- a CDS encoding TlpA family protein disulfide reductase, with the protein product MDVQAGSDRLDASQLGAELGDRATLVQFSSAFCQPCRATRRTLAEVAGMVEGVAHIEIDAEAHLTLVRQLDISSTPTVLVLDAHGEVVRRATGQPRTVDVVAALGRAM
- a CDS encoding lysophospholipid acyltransferase family protein — translated: MAELVYRPVIGAARTLFKALDLKIDTQGSEHIPKTGGAVLVSNHISYLDFIFTGLGALPQKRLVRFMAKESVFRHRISGPLMRGMKHIPVDRNQGEDAYAHALESLRSGEIVGVFPEATISQSFTLKSFKSGAARLAQEAGVPLIPMALWGTQRLWTKGRPRNFRRSHIPVTIRVGEPMEAPADQYAGAITRRLRERVQELLEAAQRAYPVRPKDASDTWWVPAHLGGTAPTPAEVRELG
- a CDS encoding threonine aldolase family protein, with protein sequence MADPATVRTDARRHHDPQVRGFASDNYAGAHPEVMAALALANGGHQVAYGEDDYTGHLQRVMHSHFGATAEAFPVFNGTGANVVALQALTDRWGAVICAESAHINVDEGGAPERMGGLKLLTVPTPDGKLTPELIDRQAFGWDDEHRAMPQVVSITQNTELGTVYTPDEIRAICDHAHERGMKVHLDGARIANAAASLDVPMRTFTNTVGVDVLSFGGTKNGALFGEAVVVLNPDSVRAMKHLRKLSMQLASKMRFVSVQLEALLARDLWLRNARHANAMAQRLADGVRTVDGVEILYPVQANAVFARLPHDVSERLQKRFRFYFWDETAGDVRWMCAFDTTEDDVDAFLQALKEEMAK
- a CDS encoding SDR family oxidoreductase, producing MNGTGRANGSGALEGAVVAVAGAAGPAGRATLLRLAEAGATVVASDAHPERLAEAVDAARYAHGGATVTGDTVDLLDLAAAREWAARTEKEFGRIDGLVHLVGGWRGSASFGETELADWDVLEKLLIRTVQSTSLAFHEGLQRSDRGRYVLISAAGASKPTAGNAAYASAKAAAEAWTLALGDAFRRAGGDEGPKTAAAILVIKALVHDAMRAERPNAKFAGYTDVKELAEAIAGVWDKPAAEVNGKRLWLTPQP
- a CDS encoding DUF6421 family protein, with the protein product MTEILVHDAAEGAITTAQRVVEHPAWPALKDAVEEIRPWQSKDGSIDFEAEGAPAPSTATAAVDRVISAVEELAPLLPHDAAYHRALVSDLRRWAADGFRVPDFLDSLLAFQPAKDRVDGLQHLVVFAMYTQNGNPDRNLEAVVLRMVWPEWLADLEATRYDNPLFCGITFEDFTAGYDTNSAVLFPETIAVREAPERFSWGGIFCDREAARFRRVTEASVDILGVELPEDIREMVGDQRRCEQAFVLWDMVHDRTHSHGDLPFDPFMIKQRQPFWMYGLEELRCDLTAFKEAVKLEADGFGQGRDVQYAVLFDRMFRFPVTGERVRNYDGLGGQLLFAYLHKHDVVRWTDNTLKIDWERAPQVTNQLCAEIEKLYRDGIDRPKLVHWFAAYDLVATYLAPHPGSRWAKGPDALDLAQPPRKLVDDVLPDEFPLSMFYEALSKKLKNVIASTKGITATNAEQAAA
- a CDS encoding glycerophosphodiester phosphodiesterase, with the protein product MGVEPENTLRSFVRAEQAGMDAIELDLHLSKDGALAVMHDADVARTTDGSGLIAEKTLAELRGLDAGQGERVPVFEEVLDAVGSPVQAEIKDVAAARALAEVMLRRDLAGRVEVSSFHDEAVAEIARLVPGVRTVLIASRWGGDVVERATAVGAATLALNIRRLTLEVVERAHGEGLKVIGWVVNTQDHLRLVRALGLDGATTDFPEIRRAGRFTA
- a CDS encoding GNAT family N-acetyltransferase, with translation MDTAPARDSHRLTFRDATEDDVPALVTLIESAYRGDSSRTGWTTEADILQGQRTDEDGVRAVVTAPSGRLLVVERDGALIACCQLEHRGEAAYFGMFAVRPGLQGAGLGKEIIAEAERTVREDWGVSEMHMTVISVREELIAWYERRGYRRTGKLTPFPYGDERFGIPQRSDLAFELLVKGL